In Gimesia benthica, a single window of DNA contains:
- a CDS encoding tyrosine-type recombinase/integrase: protein MAEKSKSRQRRSRGRAWYWEQTDSWYFTPPGTKKRLRLVDTTGRPVRGKENSQLAELALARVKADGDWLPTPEQKSKVVIQVAMVCSRYLEHCEARFKHGNLSSDYHAEVARYLNELCAYCGALAVDELQKGHIQHWVESHPTWKSTATQRNAMSIVMAAFNFYTEEVGSIHNPLVGMQKPPQCPRLHSFSEEDEQLLYSATDDYFGNFLFAGIHTGLRPFCELARVTANDVIESERGMQWRVYASKTGKTRTIPVRSEVAELTRQMIEEVGADPTTTLFRNSRGGAWTKVAGVQRFRKIRQDLGWLNDPVRKQYSTYTCRHTFAHRMLAGYWNEGQGCSIEVLAELMGDTPKVAFDHYGREWGQHYQEPLWTAIGM from the coding sequence ATGGCAGAAAAATCAAAATCCCGTCAAAGGCGTTCCCGCGGACGTGCCTGGTATTGGGAACAGACGGATTCCTGGTATTTCACGCCACCGGGAACGAAAAAACGTTTGCGTCTTGTTGATACCACAGGGCGTCCTGTTCGCGGGAAAGAGAACAGTCAACTTGCAGAACTGGCACTGGCCCGGGTGAAAGCTGATGGGGACTGGTTGCCGACTCCAGAACAGAAGAGTAAGGTGGTGATACAAGTTGCCATGGTGTGCTCGCGGTATCTTGAACATTGTGAAGCTCGATTTAAACATGGAAACCTCAGCTCGGATTACCATGCTGAAGTGGCACGGTATCTGAATGAACTGTGCGCCTATTGTGGTGCTTTGGCCGTGGACGAATTACAGAAAGGGCACATACAACATTGGGTGGAAAGCCATCCTACTTGGAAGTCGACGGCGACACAGCGGAATGCGATGAGTATCGTGATGGCAGCCTTTAATTTTTACACAGAGGAAGTCGGCTCCATTCACAATCCCCTGGTGGGAATGCAAAAACCACCGCAGTGCCCACGACTCCATTCTTTCAGTGAAGAAGATGAGCAATTGCTGTATTCTGCTACCGATGATTATTTTGGCAATTTCCTGTTTGCTGGAATTCATACAGGACTACGTCCTTTTTGTGAACTGGCCCGTGTTACTGCCAATGATGTCATTGAATCTGAGCGGGGTATGCAATGGCGGGTCTATGCCAGCAAGACTGGGAAGACACGTACCATTCCTGTGCGGTCTGAGGTCGCTGAATTGACACGACAAATGATTGAGGAAGTGGGAGCTGATCCCACAACTACTCTTTTTCGGAATTCGCGAGGAGGTGCCTGGACGAAAGTGGCTGGCGTGCAACGTTTCCGTAAAATACGACAGGACCTAGGATGGCTCAATGATCCTGTCCGCAAGCAGTATTCGACTTATACCTGCCGTCATACATTCGCGCATCGGATGCTCGCCGGCTACTGGAATGAGGGACAGGGATGTTCCATTGAAGTT
- a CDS encoding tyrosine-type recombinase/integrase, whose product MKQKRTKRRQTHGSAWHWKQTDCWYYTQPGTKKRIALFDEKGERLRGKKQKREAEIALAREKLTWSDETTIHANHGPWLVARVCSEYLQYCERSLEKNTMSKGHCINSVAWLNDLCGYCGALPVSDLKKGHVQEWIDSHETWKSPATRRSVISIVNAAFNRAEEMFGVVNPIKGLKKPKENPRLASLSPEEEQALYDICEPCFSNFLFAAIHTGLRPFSELARLTADDIEEHDRGMMWRVYASKTDKTRKIPVRPEIAKLTRQLMKTAPQGSGKPIFRNTRGNPWKRMNGVLRFIGLKKKLKWNDDPVKGKYSCYTCRHTFVHRMLSGYWTDGRGASIETVAELIGDTPTTTFRHYGREWAQNYQDPLWNAIGESSTGPKDSQSKTKRKQTKATKKTSRSGSTNSRRKVASTKTK is encoded by the coding sequence ATGAAACAAAAACGCACAAAACGACGTCAAACACATGGTTCCGCCTGGCATTGGAAGCAGACGGACTGCTGGTACTATACCCAGCCAGGTACCAAAAAACGGATTGCGCTGTTCGACGAAAAAGGCGAGCGACTTCGCGGTAAAAAACAGAAACGCGAAGCCGAAATCGCACTGGCCAGAGAAAAACTAACCTGGTCTGATGAAACAACTATTCATGCAAATCATGGTCCCTGGTTGGTAGCACGGGTTTGTTCTGAATATCTGCAGTACTGTGAACGCAGTCTGGAAAAAAACACAATGAGCAAAGGGCATTGTATTAACTCAGTTGCCTGGCTGAATGACCTTTGTGGCTACTGTGGAGCGCTTCCAGTTTCTGATCTCAAAAAAGGACATGTGCAGGAATGGATTGATAGTCACGAGACTTGGAAGAGCCCGGCCACACGTCGGAGTGTTATCTCGATTGTGAATGCCGCGTTTAACCGCGCTGAAGAGATGTTCGGAGTAGTCAATCCGATTAAAGGGCTCAAGAAGCCGAAAGAAAATCCACGCTTGGCTTCTCTCTCCCCCGAAGAAGAGCAGGCACTATACGATATTTGTGAGCCCTGCTTCAGCAATTTCCTCTTTGCTGCGATTCATACTGGACTTCGTCCTTTTAGTGAACTGGCCCGTTTGACGGCCGATGATATTGAGGAACACGATCGCGGCATGATGTGGAGGGTGTACGCCAGTAAGACTGATAAGACGCGGAAAATCCCTGTCCGACCGGAGATAGCAAAGCTCACTCGTCAGTTGATGAAAACTGCCCCTCAGGGATCAGGGAAACCCATCTTCAGAAATACAAGAGGAAATCCCTGGAAACGCATGAATGGTGTGCTGAGGTTTATCGGATTAAAGAAAAAACTGAAATGGAATGATGATCCAGTCAAAGGCAAGTACTCCTGCTATACGTGCCGTCACACGTTCGTACATCGAATGTTGTCCGGGTATTGGACGGATGGAAGAGGTGCCTCAATCGAAACAGTGGCTGAACTCATCGGTGACACACCCACGACCACCTTTCGGCATTATGGTCGAGAATGGGCTCAGAACTACCAGGACCCCTTATGGAATGCCATTGGTGAAAGTTCTACTGGACCCAAAGACAGTCAGTCTAAAACAAAACGAAAGCAGACCAAAGCTACTAAGAAAACGAGCAGGTCAGGTAGTACAAACTCGAGACGTAAAGTTGCTTCAACGAAGACAAAATAA